GCTCTGTAAATACTACCGTTCCGGTCAAAGCCCATTTTGCATCTATAAGCTTTGGCATGGTTGGGTCTGAAAGCAAATCATAAATAGGAGAATATAAAAGTGGTATCTGCTCACGTCCAAGTTCAACGTCAAGTACCACTTTTTTTAACAAATCCTTATATTGTGCCAGGCTGTTGCTTCTTAGCATTTCCCCTATAGGTTTTGTAAGAACGTAAGTTTCCATTTCACCATTGACTATCTTTTTAGGAGCTAAATACTCTTTACCATTTAATTTAAAAGGTATTACGGTATCTATAGTCTGTGTTTTCTTTGCTTCTCTTAATGAATCTATACTATAAATTTTTACCATGTTTTATAAGCCTCCTTATACTTGTGGTCCTAATATGAACCATATTACATTGTTGCTGTCTTTGGCAGAGGATACAATCCCAACTTTTTTATTGGTACCAGCAGTTTCAGTTAAAACTTTACTGGTAGCATCAAAGTAAATCGAGGTACCTACTGCAAATTCCTCATCAGTCTTTATCTGATTTGTTTCATATTCTGCCTGTTCAATTGCAA
This window of the Clostridium kluyveri DSM 555 genome carries:
- a CDS encoding DUF2190 family protein; amino-acid sequence: MAFTGQPTPSTIINISSGKISDGKSVRLTATEEVAQGNFYQIGGFFGLANQDAAVGEEVVLAIEQAEYETNQIKTDEEFAVGTSIYFDATSKVLTETAGTNKKVGIVSSAKDSNNVIWFILGPQV